A stretch of Aedes aegypti strain LVP_AGWG chromosome 2, AaegL5.0 Primary Assembly, whole genome shotgun sequence DNA encodes these proteins:
- the LOC5573813 gene encoding sorting nexin-21 isoform X2, whose translation MHPAVVGHRVTVDSLNAATGGADAVEDDPDSPIEAFEQNIWHRPTSRPLPKDDGLILCFEIPHARVLPPALTSVDGCGASASSGKKYVVYDVSVRQDTSEPDPNPTSIERRYTHFLKLYDGLRKEHPLLVQTINFPKKVLVGNFSTELIGERSMAFESFLDYIVSVPSLRDSDHFLEFLQGDELKKACQLLDERRNEYAVPLLENTFRVLNKIFLDKSKCVLLLLCRLVAACTTSPIPHPLAEQWAELALRRYEHVCDTDLLVLYIPLLQTCLHLWWQRGRDRSLLEERLDQMAKKGIKVKGGPTLTQAIHALDPRAETT comes from the exons A TGCATCCTGCAGTCGTTGGCCATCGGGTCACAGTGGACAGCCTTAATGCGGCCACCGGAGGAGCGGACGCCGTCGAGGACGATCCGGACAGTCCCATCGAAGCGTTCGAGCAAA ACATTTGGCATCGTCCTACCAGTCGTCCCTTGCCCAAGGATGACGGCCTGATTCTATGCTTCGAAATTCCTCACGCCCGTGTCCTTCCCCCCGCTCTAACCAGTGTCGATGGATGCGGAGCCAGTGCTTCCAGTGGGAAAAAGTACGTCGTGTACGATGTGAGCGTTCGCCAGGACACCTCCGAACCGGATCCCAATCCGACCAGCATAGAGAGACGCTACACGCACTTCCTGAAGCTGTACGATGGCCTCCGTAAAGAACATCCCCTGCTGGTGCAAACAATTAACTTTCCCAAGAAGGTTCTGGTGGGAAACTTCAGCACGGAACTGATCGGCGAGCGGAGCATGGCCTTCGAGAGTTTCCTCGACTACATTGTGTCGGTGCCTTCTCTGCGTGATTCGGatcattttttagaatttttacaaGGAGATGAACTGAAGAAAGCTTGCCAACTTTTAGACGAGCGACGTAACGAGTACGCGGTGCCGCTTTTGGAGAACACGTTCCGCGTGCTGAACAAAATATTCCTGGACAAATCCAAATGTGTTCTACTGCTGTTGTGTCGTCTCGTGGCTGCATGCACTACATCACCAATTCCTCATCCTCTGGCGGAACAGTGGGCCGAACTTGCCCTCAGGCGCTATGAGCACGTTTGTGATACCGATTTACTGGTGCTTTATATTCCACTTTTACAAACATGTTTGCATTTATG GTGGCAGCGTGGTCGCGATCGGTCCCTTCTCGAAGAACGACTGGATCAAATGGCTAAAAAGGGCATCAAGGTGAAAGGAGGACCGACACTGACTCAAGCCATTCACGCTCTTGATCCAAGAGCCGAAACTACGTAA
- the LOC5573814 gene encoding putative pre-mRNA-splicing factor ATP-dependent RNA helicase DHX16 → MASRRKHEASSSSSEDSSVDSKEEARRRDIKERDEFAQRLKQKDEGRTRKVVESTSRKAYEEAAKRLKLEAEDRDKLLPKLRIHSRRQYLEKRKDDKVAELEADILDDEYLFEESQITERERQDREYKRSLLQIAKEHEKARELERVQRYHMPKDIKKGDKEEYVEVDEREKVPNAEQKKWEAEQLASAVYKFGSKDAKARQQEEYELLLDDQIDFVQALRLDGTKDKDRKPVVSEADRKKMDIEETKKSLPVYPFKEDLIAAIKEHQILIIEGETGSGKTTQIPQYLYEAGFTNDGKKIGCTQPRRVAAMSVAARVAQEMGVKLGNEVGYSIRFEDCTSERTVIKYMTDGTLHREFLSEPDLASYSVMIIDEAHERTLHTDILFGLVKDIARFRVDLKLLISSATLDAEKFSEFFDDANIFRIPGRRFPVDIYYTKAPEADYIDACVVSVLQIHATQPLGDILVFLTGQEEIEACQEMLQDRVKRLGSKLKELLILPIYANLPSDMQAKIFEPTPPNARKVVLATNIAETSLTIDNIIYVIDPGFAKQNNFNSRTGMETLMVVPISKASANQRAGRAGRVAPGKCFRLYTAWAYKHELEENTVPEIQRINLGNAVLMLKALGINDLLHFDFLDPPPHETLVLALEQLYALGALNHHGELTKLGRRMAEFPVDPMMAKMLLASEKYKCSEEVVTIAAMLSVNGAIFYRPKDKIIHADTARKNFNHMHGDHLSLLQVYNQWAESDYSTQWCYENYIQFRSMKRARDVREQLVGLMQRVEIEMVSGLPETINIRKAITSGYFYHIARLSKGGHYKTVKHNQTVMIHPNSALFEELPRWVLYHELVFTTKEYMRSVIEIESKWLLEAAPHYYKPKELEDSTNKKMPKTVGRATLAE, encoded by the exons ATGGCCAGCCGTCGGAAGCATGAAGCCAGTTCGTCCTCGTCGGAGGACAGTTCCGTGGACAGCAAGGAGGAAGCACGTCGGCGCGATATCAAAGAACGTGACGAATTTGCCCAACGGCTGAAGCAAAAGGATGAAGGTCGCACCCGGAAGGTGGTGGAATCGACCAGCCGGAAAGCGTACGAAGAAGCGGCCAAACGGCTGAAGCTGGAAGCCGAGGACCGGGACAAGTTGCTACCAAAGTTGAGAATCCACTCGCGTCGACAGTATCTGGAAAAGCGCAAAGATGACAAAGTGGCCGAGCTGGAAGCGGACATCCTGGACGATGAGTACTTGTTTGAGGAATCGCAGATTACCGAACGCGAACGGCAGGATCGGGAATACAAGCGAAGTTTGCTTCAAATCGCGAAAGAACATGAGAAAGCTAGGGAGCTGGAAAGGGTTCAGCGGTACCATATGCCCAAAGACATCAAGAAGGGGGACAAGGAAGAATACGTAGAAGTGGATGAACGAGAAAAGGTTCCAAATGCGGAGCAGAAGAAGTGGGAAGCCGAACAGCTGGCTTCAGCAGTTTATAAGTTTGGATCCAAGGATGCAAAAGCTAGACAGCAGGAAGAGTACGAACTTCTGCTGGACGATCAGATTGATTTCGTGCAAGCCCTGCGACTCGATGGAACAAAGGACAAAGACCGGAAACCGGTGGTTTCCGAAGCCGATCGGAAGAAGATGGACATTGAAGAAACGAAGAAATCGCTTCCGGTCTACCCATTCAAAGAGGATCTAATTGCGGCCATCAAAGAGcatcagattttgatcatcgaAGGCGAAACGGGATCCGGCAAAACCACCCAAATTCCGCAGTATCTCTACGAGGCTGGATTTACCAACGATGGCAAGAAGATTGGCTGCACTCAGCCTCGTCGTGTGGCGGCCATGTCCGTGGCGGCTCGTGTGGCCCAGGAAATGGGTGTCAAGCTGGGAAACGAAGTTGGATACAGTATTCGTTTTGAGGATTGCACCTCCGAGAGAACAGTAATCAAGTACATGACGGATGGAACGTTGCACCGGGAGTTCCTTTCGGAACCGGATCTGGCGTCGTATAGCGTGATGATCATCGATGAGGCTCACGAGCGCACACTTCATACGGACATTCTGTTCGGTTTGGTGAAAGATATTGCACGATTTCGGGTGGATTTGAAACTGTTGATTTCGAGCGCCACTTTGGATGCCGAAAAGTTTTCGGAGTTCTTTGACGATGCTAATATTTTCAGGATTCCTGGCCGTCGGTTTCCG GTTGACATCTATTACACAAAAGCGCCGGAAGCGGACTACATCGATGCTTGCGTTGTATCAGTTTTGCAAATCCATGCCACCCAGCCTCTAGGAGATATACTTGTATTTTTAACGG GTCAGGAAGAGATTGAAGCTTGCCAGGAGATGCTTCAGGATCGCGTCAAGCGATTGGGTTCCAAGCTGAAAGAATTGCTTATCCTTCCGATCTACGCCAATCTGCCATCGGACATGCAGGCAAAGATTTTCGAACCGACTCCGCCAAACGCGCGCAAAGTCGTGTTGGCGACAAACATCGCCGAGACATCCCTAACGATTGATAACATCATCTACGTGATTGACCCCGGATTCGCCAAGCAGAATAACTTCAACTCGCGAACGGGAATGGAAACTCTGATGGTGGTTCCGATTTCGAAGGCGTCTGCCAATCAACGAGCAGGTCGAGCGGGTCGCGTTGCTCCTGGCAAGTGTTTCCGGCTGTATACAGCTTGGGCCTACAAGCATGAGCTAGAAGAGAACACGGTTCCGGAAATTCAACGTATCAATCTGGGTAATGCCGTACTAATGCTGAAAGCGTTGGGAATCAATGATCTGTTGCATTTCGATTTCCTCGATCCTCCTCCTCATGAAACTTTGGTCCTGGCTTTGGAACAGCTGTATGCTCTGGGTGCTTTGAACCATCACGGTGAGCTGACCAAGCTGGGTAGACGAATGGCTGAGTTCCCGGTGGATCCCATGATGGCCAAAATGTTGCTCGCCAGCGAAAAGTACAAATGCTCCGAAGAGGTCGTCACCATTGCTGCTATGCTCTCGGTGAACGGAGCCATCTTCTACCGCCCGAAGGACAAAATCATCCACGCCGACACGGCGCGCAAAAACTTCAATCATATGCATGGTGACCATCTCAGTCTGCTGCAAGTCTACAATCAGTGGGCCGAATCGGATTACAGCACACAGTGGTGCTACGAAAACTACATCCAATTCCGTTCCATGAAACGCGCTCGCGATGTTCGAGAACAGCTGGTCGGCCTTATGCAGCGGGTCGAAATCGAAATGGTTTCCGGCCTGCCGGAAACGATCAACATCCGGAAAGCCATCACGTCCGGTTATTTCTACCATATCGCTCGGCTATCCAAGGGTGGCCACTACAAAACCGTCAAGCACAACCAAACGGTGATGATCCATCCGAACTCGGCTCTGTTCGAGGAACTCCCGAGATGGGTGCTCTATCACGAGTTGGTGTTCACCACCAAGGAGTACATGAGATCGGTGATCGAAATCGAGAGCAAGTGGCTGCTGGAGGCGGCTCCGCATTACTACAAACCGAAGGAGCTAGAGGATTCCACCAACAAGAAGATGCCGAAAACGGTCGGCCGGGCGACGCTGGCTGAGTAG
- the LOC5573813 gene encoding sorting nexin-20 isoform X1, whose amino-acid sequence MHPAVVGHRVTVDSLNAATGGADAVEDDPDSPIEAFEQSMLTIKTPQTRGNSAQDIWHRPTSRPLPKDDGLILCFEIPHARVLPPALTSVDGCGASASSGKKYVVYDVSVRQDTSEPDPNPTSIERRYTHFLKLYDGLRKEHPLLVQTINFPKKVLVGNFSTELIGERSMAFESFLDYIVSVPSLRDSDHFLEFLQGDELKKACQLLDERRNEYAVPLLENTFRVLNKIFLDKSKCVLLLLCRLVAACTTSPIPHPLAEQWAELALRRYEHVCDTDLLVLYIPLLQTCLHLWWQRGRDRSLLEERLDQMAKKGIKVKGGPTLTQAIHALDPRAETT is encoded by the exons A TGCATCCTGCAGTCGTTGGCCATCGGGTCACAGTGGACAGCCTTAATGCGGCCACCGGAGGAGCGGACGCCGTCGAGGACGATCCGGACAGTCCCATCGAAGCGTTCGAGCAAAGTATGTTGACTATTAAAACCCCACAAACCAGAGGCAACAGTGCCCAAG ACATTTGGCATCGTCCTACCAGTCGTCCCTTGCCCAAGGATGACGGCCTGATTCTATGCTTCGAAATTCCTCACGCCCGTGTCCTTCCCCCCGCTCTAACCAGTGTCGATGGATGCGGAGCCAGTGCTTCCAGTGGGAAAAAGTACGTCGTGTACGATGTGAGCGTTCGCCAGGACACCTCCGAACCGGATCCCAATCCGACCAGCATAGAGAGACGCTACACGCACTTCCTGAAGCTGTACGATGGCCTCCGTAAAGAACATCCCCTGCTGGTGCAAACAATTAACTTTCCCAAGAAGGTTCTGGTGGGAAACTTCAGCACGGAACTGATCGGCGAGCGGAGCATGGCCTTCGAGAGTTTCCTCGACTACATTGTGTCGGTGCCTTCTCTGCGTGATTCGGatcattttttagaatttttacaaGGAGATGAACTGAAGAAAGCTTGCCAACTTTTAGACGAGCGACGTAACGAGTACGCGGTGCCGCTTTTGGAGAACACGTTCCGCGTGCTGAACAAAATATTCCTGGACAAATCCAAATGTGTTCTACTGCTGTTGTGTCGTCTCGTGGCTGCATGCACTACATCACCAATTCCTCATCCTCTGGCGGAACAGTGGGCCGAACTTGCCCTCAGGCGCTATGAGCACGTTTGTGATACCGATTTACTGGTGCTTTATATTCCACTTTTACAAACATGTTTGCATTTATG GTGGCAGCGTGGTCGCGATCGGTCCCTTCTCGAAGAACGACTGGATCAAATGGCTAAAAAGGGCATCAAGGTGAAAGGAGGACCGACACTGACTCAAGCCATTCACGCTCTTGATCCAAGAGCCGAAACTACGTAA
- the LOC5573821 gene encoding probable cysteine desulfurase, mitochondrial, with amino-acid sequence MLTISRKLGGAVSRQVLRSSAAPLGQARTFSTEKKYSIKDEVLDGRPLYLDAQATTSMDPRVLDAMMPYMTAYYGNPHSRTHAYGWESEGAMEKARSQVASLIGADPKEIIFTSGATESNNISVKGVARFYGAKKKHVITTQTEHKCVLDSCRALEGEGFRVTYLPVQTNGLIDMEELDKAITPETALVSIMTVNNEIGVKQPVAEIGKLCKSKKVFFHTDAAQAVGKIPLDVNKMNIDLMSISGHKIYGPKGIGALYVRRRPRVRVEAIQSGGGQERGIRSGTVPTPLVVGLGEACEIASREMEYDHKWMEYLSKRLMDRIFATLPKVIRNGDPIHSYPGCVNLSFAYVEGESLLMALKDVALSSGSACTSASLEPSYVLRAIGADEDLAHSSIRFGIGRFTTVEEIDYIAEKCIKHVTRLREMSPLWEMVQEGIDIKSIQWSQH; translated from the exons ATGCTTACGATTTCGCGTAAACTTGGTGGCGCTGTTTCGCGGCAGGTTTTACGCAGTAGCGCAGCACCACTTGGCCAGGCTCGAACCTTCTCGACAG aaaaaaaatacagtatCAAAGATGAAGTGCTCGACGGAAGGCCTCTTTATCTGGACGCTCAGGCGACGACTTCAATG GATCCCCGAGTTCTGGACGCAATGATGCCATACATGACGGCTTACTATGGGAATCCACATTCACGAACGCACGCTTATGGCTGGGAATCGGAGGGAGCAATGGAGAAAGCCCGTTCGCAAGTGGCCAGCCTGATTGGTGCTGATCCGAAGGAGATCATTTTCACATCCGGTGCAACGGAGTCGAACAACATATCCGTTAAGGGAGTTGCACGGTTCTACGGCGCCAAGAAGAAGCACGTCATTACAACCCAAACGGAGCACAAGTGCGTGCTGGACTCATGCAGAGCTCTCGAGGGGGAAGGTTTCCGTGTGACGTATCTTCCCGTGCAGACCAATGGTCTGATCGATATGGAAGAGTTGGATAAGGCGATCACACCGGAAACGGCGCTGGTGTCGATCATGACGGTGAATAACGAAATCGGTGTGAAGCAACCGGTAGCCGAGATTGGAAAGTTGTGCAAATCTAAGAAAGTATTTTTTCACACCGATGCCGCTCAAGCAGTGGGAAAGATTCCATTAGATGTGAACAAGATGAACATTGACTTGATGTCAATTTCCGGCCATAAAATCTACGGTCCGAAGGGAATCGGTGCACTTTATGTGCGTCGTCGCCCTCGAGTCAGAGTGGAAGCGATTCAAAGCGGCGGTGGCCAAGAGCGTGGCATCCGAAGTGGAACCGTTCCGACTCCGTTGGTCGTTGGACTGGGAGAGGCTTGTGAGATTGCCAGTCGAGAAATGGAATACGACCACAAGTGGATGGAGTACCTTTCGAAACGCTTGATGGATCGGATTTTTGCAACCTTGCCGAAGGTGATCCGCAACGGCGACCCAATCCATTCGTATCCCGGATGCGTGAACCTTTCCTTTGCATACGTCGAGGGTGAATCACTGCTGATGGCCCTGAAAGACGTAGCCCTATCGAGTGGATCCGCTTGTACTTCGGCATCCTTGGAACCATCGTATGTGCTGAGGGCTATCGGTGCCGACGAGGATTTGGCGCACAGCTCCATTCGATTCGGAATCGGCCGGTTTACTACGGTTGAGGAGATTGACTACATTGCAGAGAAGTGCATCAAACACGTGACTAGGCTGCGTGAGATGTCGCCCCTGTGGGAAATGGTGCAGGAAGGCATCGACATCAAGTCGATCCAATGGTCGCAACATTAG